ACTTCCCATCACCTCAAGTTGTTCGGGCGCGATGCCAATTTCTTCGCGTGTTTCGCGCAGCGCGGTCGCCAGTGTCGAGGAGTCTTCCGGCTCGACGCGGCCGCCCGGGAAGGCGATTTGCCCGCCATGGCGCGAACCGTCAGCCGTTTTCATAATGAAGACGGCATGAGTTTGCGCCGGCGTTCCGGCTTCAAACAAAATCATGAGCACGGCAGAATGTTTCAGGCCAGGCAAAGGCGCAACACGGGCTTTTGCCGTTTGCAAGAGTTGTTTAAGCGCGCTGGGCGAGAACATAATCGACGGGTTGCAGAAATTTATACGGCTGGATTTGCCGCGCAACCTAGCGAATTTTAGGCCGAGACTCAAGTTTTTTCTCGGCAAAAAAGAAAGGCGATGACCTTTCGTTCATCGCCTTTACGGGCACAGAGATTATCGTTAACGCATGCGGTGCAGATTCGTGGCGCTGGCGTGTTTACTCATTGATAATGAATTCTCCCGGATCGCGGGCTTTACCATCAACCCAAACTTCATAATGCAAATGCGGGCCGGTGGCGCGGCCGGTGGCGCCCACCAGGCCAATGACGTCCCAGCGCTCAATTCTCTGGCCGAGCTTCACATTGACTTGAGCAAGATGGCCGTACAACGTTTTGATGCCATAACCGTGATTCAAAATCACGACGCGACCGTAACCTCGCTTGGGCACGTAGCGGGTCTTCACGAATTCGACGGTGCCGGCTGCCGGAGCATAAACTGGTGAGTTGTACGGCGCCGCCACATCGAGGCCGCGGTGATGCCGGATTTTGCGCACGAAAGGATCGACGCGCTTGCCAAAAAAGTCCGTAATGCGGCCATTAAAAATCGGTTTGATGGAGGGGATATGCTCAAGCTGTTTGCGGCGTTCTTCAAATTTTTCAAAGATGATTTGATGCGCCTCACGGGTGTCGCTCAAGCGCGATTCCAGCTCGGAAATGAGATCCGTGGGGTTGTGTTCGTGCGGAGCGGCTTTTTCTTTCACCTCCGGTTCGTCGCGGTAAAGATTGGCGTCGGGCGTGCCGCGGCCGCCGGTCAGCGTCGGCAGGATATTGTCGTCTTCGTCGATGAACGCGCCGCCGCGGCCGTCGAGCTGCTCGGCTGCGTTTTTTTGCTCGCCCGGTTCGCGCATCGTCAGGGCAAGCGAACGCGTCGAGCCCAGGGTTTTATCAAAACGATGCGCCAGATCTTCCACACGATTTTTCCACTCGGCGAA
This sequence is a window from Cytophagia bacterium CHB2. Protein-coding genes within it:
- a CDS encoding CoA pyrophosphatase, with amino-acid sequence MFSPSALKQLLQTAKARVAPLPGLKHSAVLMILFEAGTPAQTHAVFIMKTADGSRHGGQIAFPGGRVEPEDSSTLATALRETREEIGIAPEQLEVMGS
- a CDS encoding M23 family metallopeptidase produces the protein MEKTSVDKKRIRLVLFSTWGSDYKQAEFSVSTFAGILAGGLIALFLLGGGLLFSSKLIFENFYYKIQERRQAKLMERFAEWKNRVEDLAHRFDKTLGSTRSLALTMREPGEQKNAAEQLDGRGGAFIDEDDNILPTLTGGRGTPDANLYRDEPEVKEKAAPHEHNPTDLISELESRLSDTREAHQIIFEKFEERRKQLEHIPSIKPIFNGRITDFFGKRVDPFVRKIRHHRGLDVAAPYNSPVYAPAAGTVEFVKTRYVPKRGYGRVVILNHGYGIKTLYGHLAQVNVKLGQRIERWDVIGLVGATGRATGPHLHYEVWVDGKARDPGEFIINE